The following proteins are co-located in the Malus sylvestris chromosome 13, drMalSylv7.2, whole genome shotgun sequence genome:
- the LOC126595197 gene encoding gibberellin-regulated protein 12-like isoform X2: protein MGRLSWIPTVLFVILALIFAIDIALAQKDQNAGAIDHPKGEQGSLRSEDCPEACKYRCSTTSHKKPCMFFCKKCCAKCLCVPSGTYGHKEECPCYNNWKTKEGGPKCP from the exons atgggcaGACTCTCATGGATTCCAACTGTTCTTTTTGTCATCCTAGCCTTGATCTTTGCCATTGATATTGCTTTG GCTCAAAAGGATCAGAATGCTGGTGCAATCGACCACCCT AAGGGAGAACAGGGATCACTCCGTAGTGAAG ATTGTCCAGAGGCATGCAAGTATCGATGTTCAACAACTTCACATAAGAAGCCATGCATGTTCTTTTGCAAGAAATGTTGCGCCAAGTGTCTTTGTGTTCCATCAGGCACATATGGACACAAGGAAGAATGTCCCTGCTACAACAACTGGAAGACGAAAGAAGGCGGTCCCAAGTGCCCATAA
- the LOC126595197 gene encoding gibberellin-regulated protein 12-like isoform X1, translated as MGRLSWIPTVLFVILALIFAIDIALAQKDQNAGAIDHPKGEQGSLRSEAMIDCPEACKYRCSTTSHKKPCMFFCKKCCAKCLCVPSGTYGHKEECPCYNNWKTKEGGPKCP; from the exons atgggcaGACTCTCATGGATTCCAACTGTTCTTTTTGTCATCCTAGCCTTGATCTTTGCCATTGATATTGCTTTG GCTCAAAAGGATCAGAATGCTGGTGCAATCGACCACCCT AAGGGAGAACAGGGATCACTCCGTAGTGAAG CAATGATAGATTGTCCAGAGGCATGCAAGTATCGATGTTCAACAACTTCACATAAGAAGCCATGCATGTTCTTTTGCAAGAAATGTTGCGCCAAGTGTCTTTGTGTTCCATCAGGCACATATGGACACAAGGAAGAATGTCCCTGCTACAACAACTGGAAGACGAAAGAAGGCGGTCCCAAGTGCCCATAA